One genomic region from Arthrobacter pigmenti encodes:
- a CDS encoding DUF2505 family protein, with product MALSASTTLPYDVATVTDVFTDEAFLKHTSEHVGGSLKSLTVDGDTAGAFTLTAVRTLPTTRLPEMARKFVGETLTVTQTEHWAAPAEDGTREAKVAMSVSGVPVNVDAVQRLVAEGTSTRVDVAGNVSSSIPFMGSKIADAAEPMIGKALNIQASQAKSWLENR from the coding sequence GTGGCACTCAGCGCCTCAACCACCCTGCCCTACGACGTCGCAACCGTGACCGACGTCTTCACCGACGAGGCTTTCCTCAAGCACACCAGCGAGCATGTGGGCGGTAGCCTGAAGTCCCTGACGGTCGACGGCGACACCGCCGGCGCATTCACCCTCACCGCTGTGCGCACCCTTCCGACCACCCGGTTGCCCGAGATGGCCCGCAAGTTTGTCGGCGAAACCCTCACCGTCACCCAGACCGAGCACTGGGCCGCTCCGGCGGAGGACGGAACCCGTGAAGCGAAGGTCGCCATGAGCGTTTCCGGTGTTCCCGTCAACGTCGACGCCGTTCAGCGGCTCGTCGCCGAGGGCACGTCCACCCGGGTTGACGTAGCAGGCAACGTCAGCTCATCCATCCCGTTCATGGGTAGCAAGATCGCCGACGCCGCAGAGCCGATGATCGGCAAGGCGCTGAACATCCAGGCCAGCCAGGCCAAGAGCTGGCTGGAGAACCGCTGA
- the nhaA gene encoding Na+/H+ antiporter NhaA yields MSNEHRSAPRRAFSRSSWLEYQRISEILRKETVGGILLIIAAALALIWANSPLADSYFALRDFEFGYEPWHLKLSVGHWASDGLLAIFFFLVGLELKREFVAGDLRSPARAIVPVAAAMGGVVVPALIYVLVNLGSPETLRGWAIPTATDIAFAVAVLAVISSHLPSALRIFLLTLAVVDDLIAIAIIAFVYTADVDFTFLLLTLIPLALFAFLAQKNPKFFGKKTPAAWIILLPIGFITWALMHASGVHATVAGVLLGFMIPVLRKGKGGKPVQPTANKPGLAETFEHRFRPLSAGIAVPVFAFFSAGVTIGGLDGLVAAFGDPVTIGIVMGLVLGKPIGILLTTWAVTKTTRATLDPDLKWVDLLGVGVLAGVGFTVSLLVNELSFGEGSEHTENAKVAILGASLIAALLATVILRSRNKHYRRVVEAEKVDADDDGVPDLFEDNPPRR; encoded by the coding sequence GTGTCAAACGAACATCGCTCTGCGCCCAGGCGCGCATTCAGCCGGTCCAGCTGGTTGGAGTACCAGCGAATCAGCGAGATCCTTCGCAAGGAAACCGTTGGCGGCATCCTGCTGATCATCGCAGCTGCACTGGCTCTCATCTGGGCCAACTCACCTCTGGCCGACAGCTACTTCGCGCTACGCGACTTCGAATTCGGGTATGAGCCCTGGCACCTGAAGCTTTCCGTTGGCCACTGGGCTTCGGACGGACTGCTGGCGATCTTCTTCTTCCTGGTGGGCCTCGAGCTCAAACGCGAATTCGTGGCCGGTGATCTGCGCAGTCCGGCCAGGGCGATCGTTCCGGTGGCAGCAGCCATGGGCGGCGTAGTTGTCCCGGCACTGATCTATGTTCTGGTGAACCTGGGCTCCCCGGAAACCCTGCGCGGTTGGGCTATTCCCACCGCGACGGACATCGCATTTGCGGTGGCGGTCCTCGCTGTGATCAGCTCCCACTTGCCCAGCGCCCTGCGCATCTTCCTGCTCACGCTTGCCGTGGTGGATGACCTGATTGCGATCGCCATCATCGCGTTCGTCTATACGGCTGACGTCGACTTCACTTTCCTGCTGTTGACGCTGATTCCGCTGGCGCTTTTCGCGTTCCTTGCACAGAAAAACCCAAAGTTCTTCGGGAAGAAAACTCCGGCCGCGTGGATCATCCTGCTTCCGATCGGCTTCATCACGTGGGCCCTGATGCATGCATCGGGTGTTCACGCGACGGTTGCCGGCGTGCTGCTCGGCTTCATGATTCCGGTGCTGCGCAAAGGCAAGGGTGGAAAGCCCGTGCAGCCAACGGCCAACAAGCCGGGTCTTGCCGAGACTTTCGAGCACCGCTTCCGGCCGCTGTCCGCCGGCATTGCGGTTCCGGTTTTCGCCTTCTTCTCGGCCGGCGTGACAATCGGCGGGCTCGACGGCCTGGTCGCCGCCTTCGGCGATCCTGTCACCATCGGCATCGTGATGGGCCTTGTTCTTGGAAAGCCGATCGGCATTCTGCTGACCACCTGGGCCGTCACCAAAACCACCAGGGCAACCCTGGACCCGGATCTGAAATGGGTCGACCTTCTGGGAGTGGGCGTGCTCGCGGGCGTCGGGTTCACCGTCTCCCTTCTGGTCAACGAGCTGAGTTTCGGCGAAGGATCGGAGCACACGGAGAATGCCAAGGTCGCAATCCTCGGGGCCTCCCTTATCGCCGCGCTGCTCGCCACAGTGATTCTGCGCTCCCGCAACAAGCACTACCGTCGAGTAGTGGAAGCGGAGAAGGTCGACGCCGACGACGACGGCGTCCCAGACCTCTTCGAAGACAATCCTCCCCGCCGCTAG
- a CDS encoding SCO4848 family membrane protein encodes MALPLALSIVLVVSGLWTLIVWPPFLRRILKDPRSRNEHGAPTRFLKVHFMLITTSMILGAATLVIGIRTLAA; translated from the coding sequence ATGGCACTGCCCCTTGCGCTCTCGATCGTCCTGGTGGTTTCCGGTCTCTGGACCCTGATCGTGTGGCCGCCGTTCCTTCGCCGCATTCTGAAGGACCCCCGCTCGCGTAATGAGCACGGTGCGCCCACGCGGTTCCTGAAGGTGCACTTCATGCTGATCACCACGTCCATGATCCTCGGGGCCGCGACCCTCGTGATCGGCATTCGGACGCTCGCTGCCTGA
- a CDS encoding helix-turn-helix transcriptional regulator yields the protein MLNVHGEWPLVGRDGELKDVRDALLDAGSSGVIITGQSGVGKTVLAQRTARGLDDSFELVYVRGSALAAKMPYGALSFVLSDLDDAIVDNPLMLLRGLQELYERREDGRQTLILADNLEDLDSSSSMAISHLVRVGAVKLIAICQSIDASPEEFCDLWKDGALRRVDVGPLGLASTTRLLSAALDAPVSRSVAASMWHTTGGNPLFLQALTREQVDSGEMLERDGVWVAKPSTAPKTRRSVSDWIMVRLRRLSPEEREVLELVSVVSVIPHELLLRFVSSGPVDALQQKKILQLEHGDVPLVRVANGLVSEVVRAQVPLGRGRELLRALAAESRRWDMPALARMTYASWCLDCGADIDDESLIDAAGLANRHFEGTLALRLVHAIPGHASMAKAVIEKARALGIDGDIAGGLRTLEQFLGSGVAHSVEEWIDVRILQCRLLVRSPARYVEAEPTFEDIRLRLSIEAAAATGMGDAVQKVDVLAAELAVYNGRYAEIIEEHADLHDFHADQHDSELLGWLAEALAMTGRQDDALRLATSVLSRLLDTTKDPLLHEQAMARVFKLLVLSGRWQECLGMLASQDQPAKDSAYDGSASEFAEGCLLAYSGRGTEALDKLLPALSQLRTRDRHQILPLAEAATAYAYALVGEVRAAQEHLLRARHQPERLPWHAARAVDYFSALASTATDSPLEVAQRMLDLADEDRAFGNHGHELMFLCQSMQLGLDDVADRIVSSALAVQGPFAEVCALYGKGIASKDVHQLLQAAQKASEIGNYRLGADAARLAARLAGEQGDHVTVTEAEKVLRNVGAPGVAGRRGALDSLTERERSIAVLVAQGRSNRDIAQVMCVSVRTIEGHVYRLYSKLGVSSRSQLALLLE from the coding sequence ATGTTGAACGTCCATGGGGAATGGCCCCTGGTCGGACGTGACGGCGAGCTGAAGGACGTACGGGACGCCCTGCTGGACGCTGGCTCCAGCGGCGTTATCATCACGGGCCAGTCGGGAGTCGGTAAAACTGTGCTCGCCCAGCGCACCGCGCGGGGCCTGGATGACTCCTTCGAACTGGTCTACGTCCGCGGTTCGGCACTGGCCGCGAAGATGCCCTATGGGGCGCTGAGCTTTGTCCTGAGCGATCTCGACGACGCTATCGTGGATAACCCGCTCATGCTCCTGCGCGGACTGCAGGAACTGTATGAGCGCAGGGAAGACGGACGGCAGACCCTTATCCTCGCCGACAATCTCGAGGATCTGGACTCGTCGTCGTCCATGGCGATCAGCCACCTGGTGCGGGTCGGCGCAGTGAAACTGATCGCAATCTGCCAGAGCATCGACGCTTCGCCGGAGGAGTTCTGCGATCTCTGGAAGGACGGTGCCCTGCGCCGCGTCGACGTCGGGCCCCTGGGACTGGCCTCGACAACAAGACTCCTGTCCGCGGCGCTCGATGCGCCGGTATCGCGCTCCGTCGCTGCCAGCATGTGGCACACGACAGGCGGCAATCCACTGTTCCTGCAGGCACTGACCCGCGAACAGGTGGACTCCGGCGAAATGCTCGAGCGTGACGGCGTCTGGGTAGCGAAGCCCAGCACCGCGCCGAAAACCCGGCGCTCGGTGTCCGACTGGATCATGGTCCGTCTCCGCCGGCTCTCCCCGGAGGAACGGGAGGTGCTGGAGCTTGTTTCGGTGGTCAGCGTGATCCCGCACGAACTGCTCCTGCGCTTCGTGTCTTCCGGGCCGGTGGATGCACTCCAGCAGAAGAAGATCCTGCAGCTTGAACACGGTGATGTACCGCTCGTGCGGGTGGCGAATGGACTGGTGAGCGAGGTGGTCCGGGCCCAGGTTCCGCTCGGCCGTGGCAGGGAACTGCTGCGTGCCCTGGCAGCAGAGTCCCGTCGCTGGGACATGCCCGCGTTGGCACGGATGACCTACGCCTCCTGGTGCCTGGACTGCGGGGCAGACATCGACGATGAAAGCCTCATCGACGCGGCGGGTCTTGCGAACAGGCACTTTGAAGGGACATTGGCGTTGCGCTTGGTGCACGCCATCCCGGGACACGCATCGATGGCAAAGGCAGTCATCGAGAAAGCGCGCGCGCTGGGTATCGACGGCGATATCGCAGGCGGCCTCCGAACCCTCGAGCAGTTCCTTGGAAGCGGAGTGGCCCACTCGGTGGAGGAATGGATCGATGTCCGTATACTCCAGTGCCGTCTCCTGGTCCGCAGTCCCGCGCGGTACGTCGAAGCTGAGCCCACCTTCGAGGACATCCGGCTTCGGCTCAGTATCGAAGCCGCCGCAGCGACAGGCATGGGGGACGCGGTTCAGAAGGTCGATGTGCTCGCAGCCGAGCTCGCGGTGTATAACGGACGCTACGCCGAGATCATTGAAGAGCACGCAGACCTGCACGACTTCCACGCAGACCAGCACGATTCCGAATTGCTCGGCTGGCTGGCGGAGGCGCTCGCAATGACCGGCCGGCAGGATGATGCGCTTCGGCTTGCAACTTCAGTCCTGTCGCGGCTGCTGGATACCACCAAGGATCCGCTGCTGCATGAGCAGGCGATGGCGAGGGTCTTCAAGTTGCTGGTCCTCTCGGGACGCTGGCAGGAGTGCCTCGGCATGCTCGCCTCGCAGGATCAGCCCGCCAAGGACTCCGCCTATGACGGGTCCGCATCCGAGTTTGCTGAAGGGTGCCTGCTCGCATACTCCGGGCGGGGGACAGAAGCCCTCGACAAGCTCCTTCCAGCACTCAGCCAACTCCGCACGCGCGATCGCCATCAGATCCTGCCGCTCGCGGAAGCAGCCACAGCCTACGCGTATGCACTGGTAGGCGAGGTGCGGGCGGCCCAGGAGCACCTGCTCCGAGCCCGCCATCAGCCCGAACGGCTTCCATGGCACGCTGCCCGCGCTGTCGACTACTTCTCTGCGCTCGCATCCACAGCAACCGATTCGCCGCTTGAGGTTGCCCAACGCATGCTGGACCTCGCGGACGAGGACCGCGCATTCGGCAACCACGGGCATGAACTGATGTTCCTGTGCCAGAGCATGCAGCTCGGCCTCGATGATGTGGCCGACCGCATAGTGTCCTCTGCGCTCGCCGTTCAGGGCCCCTTTGCCGAGGTGTGTGCGCTTTACGGCAAGGGCATCGCGTCCAAAGACGTTCACCAATTGCTCCAGGCAGCTCAGAAGGCGTCCGAAATCGGCAACTACCGCCTCGGTGCGGATGCCGCCCGGTTGGCGGCCCGGCTCGCCGGGGAGCAGGGCGACCACGTCACGGTCACCGAAGCGGAGAAGGTGCTGCGCAATGTCGGTGCCCCTGGAGTGGCCGGACGTAGGGGAGCGCTCGATTCACTGACGGAACGTGAACGCAGTATTGCGGTCCTGGTGGCACAGGGACGCAGCAATCGTGATATAGCTCAGGTCATGTGTGTTTCTGTGCGGACTATCGAGGGTCACGTTTACCGGCTCTATTCAAAGCTTGGGGTGTCATCGCGCAGCCAGCTGGCTCTGCTGTTGGAGTAG
- a CDS encoding aminotransferase class V-fold PLP-dependent enzyme: MSNASALSSPLSEDEVLRIRNDFPLLATELNGHPLVYLDSGATSQNPLSVMEAEQEYYEQRNAAVHRGAHTLAVAATESYESARSTVASFIGANAEEIVFTSNATEALNLVAYSLSNASLGRGGDAARPYALGPGDSIVVTELEHHANLVPWQELAARTGAEIRYIPTDDDGALLLERAAAVVDGSTKVLAFTHVSNVLGTLTPVAELVGLARAAGALTVLDACQSVPHLPVDVGALDVDFMVFSGHKMLGPTGIGVLYGRSDHLSALPPFLTGGSMITTVTMEGSDYLPPPARFEAGTQRISQAIALESAVNYLAETGMGRIAERGSALGERLVGGLESIDGVRVLGPGTGSERIGLAAFDVDGVHAHDVGQFLNARGIAARVGHHCAQPLHRRLGLTASTRASTYLYTTMEEIDAFLAAVAEVRSYFGVVR, translated from the coding sequence ATGTCCAACGCGTCAGCCCTATCGTCTCCGCTGTCCGAGGATGAAGTGCTTCGCATCCGGAACGACTTCCCCTTGCTTGCCACCGAGCTTAACGGCCACCCGCTGGTCTATCTGGATTCCGGTGCCACCTCGCAGAACCCGTTGAGTGTGATGGAAGCGGAGCAGGAGTATTACGAGCAGCGAAACGCAGCCGTGCATCGCGGCGCGCACACGCTTGCGGTGGCGGCCACCGAATCCTACGAGAGCGCACGGTCCACCGTCGCCTCGTTCATCGGTGCAAACGCCGAGGAAATTGTCTTCACCTCCAACGCCACGGAGGCGCTCAACCTCGTCGCGTACTCGCTGTCCAACGCGTCGCTTGGCCGCGGCGGTGACGCGGCGCGCCCCTACGCGCTTGGGCCGGGAGATTCGATCGTGGTCACCGAGCTGGAACACCACGCGAACCTGGTGCCGTGGCAGGAGCTGGCCGCGCGTACTGGAGCCGAAATCCGATACATACCCACTGACGACGACGGCGCCCTCCTCCTCGAGCGGGCAGCCGCCGTCGTCGACGGCTCGACGAAGGTGCTTGCCTTCACCCACGTTTCCAACGTGCTGGGCACTCTCACTCCCGTGGCCGAGCTGGTTGGCCTTGCGCGGGCAGCAGGTGCGCTGACGGTCCTGGATGCGTGCCAGTCCGTACCGCACCTCCCGGTCGACGTAGGCGCACTCGACGTAGACTTCATGGTCTTCTCGGGGCACAAGATGCTGGGCCCCACGGGAATCGGCGTCCTGTATGGACGATCGGATCATCTGTCCGCCCTACCTCCTTTCCTCACGGGAGGCTCAATGATCACAACCGTCACCATGGAAGGGTCTGACTACCTACCGCCGCCCGCGCGCTTCGAAGCTGGAACGCAGCGCATCTCGCAGGCAATCGCCCTGGAATCCGCGGTCAACTATCTCGCTGAGACGGGGATGGGGCGCATTGCGGAGCGGGGATCCGCGCTGGGGGAGAGGCTGGTCGGGGGACTGGAGTCCATCGACGGTGTCCGCGTGCTGGGACCGGGGACAGGTTCCGAGAGGATCGGTCTCGCGGCGTTCGACGTCGACGGCGTCCACGCTCACGACGTCGGCCAGTTCCTGAATGCGCGGGGAATAGCGGCGAGGGTGGGCCACCACTGCGCCCAGCCGCTCCACCGCAGGCTCGGGTTGACCGCTTCCACCCGGGCAAGCACGTACCTTTACACCACTATGGAGGAGATCGATGCATTCCTGGCCGCCGTGGCCGAGGTACGTTCGTATTTCGGGGTAGTGCGGTGA
- a CDS encoding LuxR C-terminal-related transcriptional regulator — protein MAEHSDGGQDLVGRRDLIEEVTAAISGTQYLGAILVGEAGVGKTALAHSVARQLDGNAAVLPISASPSLRKVPFGALSPYLRTLSINDVGSSVAVYRSIMAHLETSTNGDMLTPLFLVDDSHELDDSTSVLLSQLVTGRRARILALSRTTPGPMSELGSLWQDGLLNRYEVQPLTADEVHELCERELGGDVLASVSITLGATSGGNPMFLLALLRQGRRSGYLGVRNKVWRLVGHAPPLDLSLVDLIKSRFRRRSSEEIAVLETLSLAEPMPFDALVQCTDRQAVATLHEDGLITVSGGRERVASLSHPLYGEVIRHDVPAGRSLAIRRQVLNLLDKQSSSADGFLRFVGWGLDCGLPPDDKTLLHAAVVANRLYDADFALRAARAVHTPDLRGSSLVEIARAQMMRGNLPYAREIVDEVLEQCTSFLLAKDASLLSVALHVRGSNPPEAIRTDAARWQRIVEQIAADSGNDPAVLIGASVSRNGYRILEGFALNYEGRFVEAEAVLRDILADQYCTDEVRLAGLTLLGEALGSTGRGIEGASATNEALQIIASHGHQFVAHWEFVVTRHFLSLAHAGCWDDIEELLERFIRSKPGGPSPFSGMNEIAQGLISLRKGLMRTARTCLILAVEGLRESDQNQLMPMALGLAAFACAMVGDTTRARTYAADFAAGEGNGTRQARLIGKIHVIAANALFQGAAKSIEELRVVAARAEGDGMDVLAALTLELSARLGDERCFDQLARLTDNFEGPEGAVISAMAKSAALRDPGGLVEAARLAQSAGYLLIAAECLGKAVKFLSQRGEEHRSRSIQQQLNQIVAQLEGLQSPQFSQVHSTSKLTQREQDIARLAANGYTNRDIALEQGVSVRTVEGHLYRIFAKLGITRREELPGGGDTTSTG, from the coding sequence ATGGCTGAACATTCTGATGGTGGGCAGGATCTGGTTGGCCGTAGGGATCTGATCGAAGAGGTAACAGCGGCGATCTCCGGTACGCAGTATCTTGGCGCAATCCTGGTGGGCGAGGCTGGCGTGGGGAAGACGGCCCTTGCACACTCAGTGGCACGGCAACTGGACGGCAATGCGGCTGTCCTGCCGATCTCGGCCAGCCCGTCATTGCGCAAGGTTCCCTTCGGCGCCCTCTCGCCTTACCTGCGTACCCTGTCGATCAACGACGTCGGATCCTCCGTCGCCGTGTATCGCAGCATCATGGCCCATCTTGAGACGAGCACCAATGGCGACATGTTGACGCCGCTGTTCCTCGTGGACGATTCGCATGAACTGGACGACAGCACCAGTGTCCTGCTCTCCCAACTGGTGACCGGCCGCCGCGCTCGTATTCTTGCGTTGTCCCGCACCACGCCCGGACCCATGTCGGAACTCGGATCGCTCTGGCAGGACGGTCTGCTGAACCGGTATGAGGTGCAGCCCTTAACCGCTGACGAAGTCCACGAACTGTGCGAACGGGAACTGGGCGGTGACGTGCTTGCAAGCGTCAGCATCACGCTTGGCGCCACATCCGGCGGTAACCCGATGTTCCTCCTGGCGCTGCTTCGCCAGGGCAGACGCTCAGGCTATCTCGGGGTGCGCAACAAGGTTTGGCGCCTGGTCGGTCACGCGCCGCCGCTTGATCTCAGCCTCGTTGACCTCATCAAGAGCCGGTTCCGGCGCCGCTCGTCCGAGGAGATCGCGGTCCTTGAGACCCTTTCCCTTGCTGAACCCATGCCGTTCGACGCACTTGTGCAATGCACGGACCGGCAGGCAGTGGCCACCCTGCACGAGGACGGGTTGATCACCGTTTCCGGTGGACGTGAACGGGTTGCGAGCCTCAGCCATCCCCTGTACGGAGAGGTCATCCGCCACGACGTGCCTGCCGGGCGGAGCCTCGCGATCCGAAGACAGGTGCTGAACCTGCTGGACAAACAGTCGAGTTCAGCGGACGGCTTCCTGCGTTTCGTGGGCTGGGGCCTGGACTGCGGACTGCCGCCGGATGACAAAACGCTGTTGCACGCCGCCGTCGTCGCCAACCGTCTGTACGACGCCGACTTCGCCCTGCGCGCGGCAAGGGCAGTCCATACTCCTGACCTTCGCGGGAGCTCGTTGGTCGAAATCGCGAGGGCGCAGATGATGCGTGGGAACCTGCCGTATGCCCGCGAAATCGTTGATGAAGTGCTCGAACAGTGCACCAGTTTCCTGCTCGCCAAGGATGCTTCACTGTTGTCCGTCGCGCTGCATGTCCGCGGCAGCAACCCTCCGGAAGCCATCCGCACCGACGCGGCCCGCTGGCAGCGGATCGTGGAGCAGATCGCAGCCGATTCCGGGAACGATCCCGCGGTGCTGATCGGCGCCAGCGTGTCCAGGAACGGCTACCGGATCCTGGAAGGCTTCGCACTGAATTATGAGGGCAGGTTCGTAGAGGCTGAAGCCGTGCTTCGGGACATTCTCGCGGATCAGTACTGTACCGATGAGGTTCGGCTTGCCGGCCTGACGCTGCTGGGGGAGGCCCTGGGCTCAACCGGCAGGGGGATTGAAGGAGCAAGCGCCACTAACGAAGCGCTGCAGATCATTGCGTCCCACGGCCACCAGTTCGTTGCGCACTGGGAATTCGTTGTCACCCGGCACTTCCTCTCGCTTGCCCATGCCGGGTGCTGGGATGACATCGAAGAACTTCTCGAGCGCTTCATCCGGTCCAAACCAGGCGGTCCGTCCCCGTTCAGCGGAATGAACGAGATCGCCCAGGGACTGATCTCGCTGCGGAAGGGCCTGATGCGCACTGCCCGCACATGCCTGATCCTCGCGGTTGAAGGTTTGCGGGAGTCGGACCAGAACCAGCTGATGCCGATGGCGCTTGGTCTTGCAGCCTTCGCCTGTGCGATGGTTGGCGACACCACGCGGGCCCGCACCTACGCGGCGGACTTTGCAGCAGGCGAGGGCAACGGCACCAGACAGGCGCGGCTCATCGGAAAAATTCACGTAATCGCAGCAAACGCATTGTTCCAGGGAGCTGCCAAGAGCATCGAGGAGCTGCGCGTCGTCGCGGCGCGGGCCGAGGGCGACGGAATGGACGTGTTGGCCGCGCTCACCCTTGAGCTGTCCGCGCGTCTGGGTGACGAACGCTGCTTCGACCAACTCGCGCGTCTCACCGATAACTTCGAGGGCCCTGAGGGTGCCGTCATTTCCGCCATGGCGAAATCCGCTGCCCTCCGTGACCCGGGCGGATTGGTGGAGGCGGCAAGGCTGGCTCAGTCCGCGGGCTACCTCCTCATCGCCGCCGAATGCCTTGGCAAGGCAGTGAAGTTCCTTTCCCAGCGCGGGGAGGAACACCGGTCCCGTTCTATCCAGCAGCAGCTCAACCAGATTGTCGCTCAGCTTGAGGGCCTGCAGAGCCCGCAGTTCAGCCAGGTACATTCCACCTCTAAACTCACGCAACGGGAGCAGGACATCGCGCGGCTTGCCGCTAACGGTTACACCAACCGTGACATCGCCCTTGAGCAGGGCGTTTCGGTGCGCACCGTTGAGGGGCATCTCTACCGCATCTTTGCCAAGCTTGGAATCACCAGGCGCGAAGAGCTGCCCGGCGGGGGCGATACAACGAGTACCGGCTGA
- the sufU gene encoding Fe-S cluster assembly sulfur transfer protein SufU, with amino-acid sequence MNGGLESLYQQIILDHARRRVGQGIDGHSATDADDGGDVATAQSHQLNPVCGDEVTLRVWISDSRLQSVAWDGAGCAISMASASVLTELVTGRTRDEVMDQLDRFRELMRSRGAAPVDDELLGDATAFAGVSRFPARVKCAMLAWVALEEAVLAANR; translated from the coding sequence GTGAACGGCGGCCTGGAATCGCTGTACCAGCAGATCATCCTCGACCACGCCCGACGGCGTGTGGGGCAGGGCATTGATGGGCACAGTGCTACAGACGCCGACGACGGCGGTGACGTCGCCACAGCCCAGTCACACCAGCTCAATCCCGTGTGCGGCGACGAGGTGACGTTACGGGTCTGGATCTCGGACTCGCGTCTGCAGTCCGTGGCCTGGGACGGAGCCGGCTGCGCCATTTCGATGGCATCGGCGTCGGTACTCACGGAACTCGTGACCGGGCGCACGCGCGACGAGGTGATGGATCAGCTCGACAGGTTCCGGGAGTTGATGCGCTCCCGCGGAGCCGCACCGGTTGACGATGAACTGCTTGGCGATGCAACCGCTTTCGCAGGGGTATCCCGGTTCCCGGCACGCGTGAAGTGCGCGATGCTCGCCTGGGTGGCACTGGAAGAAGCGGTACTCGCGGCCAACCGCTGA